A stretch of DNA from Yoonia sp. BS5-3:
CATGGTGTGATTGGCGGCCCGACAGCCATTGGCTGGCGTTTGGACGCGGTCAACCAATATGGCTATTCGCCCAATGTGCTGGACCGTGTGTTGACGGGCGGCGATTACTCTTTTGATATGTTGATCCGCTTTGTGACCTATCCGTTTATCAATATGGCCCTGACCCAGGTCGCATTTTGCGCGGCACTGACGTTGGCCTTGGGTAAGTTCACGGCAGAGTTCTACGGCAGTTTCAAAACCGGGGCCGTATATTTTTTGACTGCTGTTGCAGGTGCGGTAGTCTACGGTCTTTTAGTTGATGGGCAATTTCCACTACTGGGTGGGTTCACGCCCGTTTACGGGCTGATCGGCGCGTATACCTACGCGTTATGGCTGCAGTTGGGCAAACGGAACGAAAATCAACTGAAAGCCTTTCGCCTGATCGGCGTGCTGCTGTTCCTGCAACTCGTCTTCGGCATCGTCTCAGGCTTTCTCTATGAGGTGGCGCCGCCGCCAACATGGATCGCAGAGCTTAGTGGGTTTGCGGCGGGTTTTCTGATGGCTGTGCTTCTTGCACCTGGAGGCTGGGGGCGGTTTCTGGCGCGGATGCGCCAAAGGGCTTAGCCGCGCAGACTACGCCGAAATTCGGATAATTTGAACGCGCCGATGGTTTGACCGATTGCAAAATAGCTTGCCATCCCGGTCAGAACGAGGGCGAGCAAGGCCAGATAACGCAGCCTGGCCAGATCAAACCACGGTCCCATGATCTGTGAAGCAACCGCAAGAACGATACCCATTCCGATGGCCGCAATCACAATCCGTGGCAGACGGGTTTTGAATTGGGTGTCTAGCTTGGCGGCATCCCCCATCGTGCGGGTGCCGCGTACCAGCAAAACAACCATCGCCCAGCCCGTCAGCGTCGTGCCGATCGCGGCCGCCGCAAAGCCAATCAGCGGCGATAGGCCAATGGCCAGCACTGCATTCAAGACCATGGCCGCCACCGCATAGTAGAATGGGCGCTTTGTGTCTTCGCGTGCAAAAAACAGCGGCTGCAATGTCTTTTGTAAGACAAATGCAGGCAGGCCCAGCCCATAGATCGCAACCGCCAACGCGGTTGATTGGGTGGCTTCGGCGGTGAACGCGCCGCGTTCGAATAAGACGCTGACAAGGGGGACGGGAATAACCATCAAGGCAATGGCGGCTGGGATGGTCAGTGCCAGGCTGATCTCGGATGCGCGGTTAAACGCATCGCGCCCACCTGCTGCGTCGCCTGCGCGCAGCCTGCGGGATAGCTCTGGCAACAGAACGATGCCGACCGCGATGCCAACAACCCCAAGAGGCAGTTGGTAAAGCCGATCGGCATAGTTCAACCAGGCGAGCGCTCCATCAAAATAGCTGGCCACCTGACGGCCAACCAGCAGGTTGATTTGCACAACACCTCCAGCCAGTGCCGCTGGGGCGGCGATGATGGCCAGACGTTTCAGCTCTGGCGTCATGTGCGGGCGGCTGAAACCAAGGGAGAAACCAGCGCGCTTTGCGGCAAACCAGACAAGGGCCAGTTGGGCCAGGCCGGCAAGCGGGATTGCGTAGACAAGCAAACGGCCCATACCGCTTTGATCTGCGCGGTCCAGCACAGCGGCGCCGATGATCAAGGTGGCGACCAGAATGACGTTCAACAAAACTGGGGCCGCTGCAGCGGCTGCAAAGCGGCCCGTCGCGTTCAGAACGCCCGACAGAAGGGCCGATAATGAGATGAAAAGGATGTAGCAAAAGGCGATCCGGCCATATTGGACGGCTAGATCAAACCGCTCCGTACCGCGCCAGCCGCTGGCCATAAGGGTCACCAGCACAGGCATAAAGATCATCGCCACAATGGTGAAAATGATCAGAATGCTACCAAGCCCGACAAAGGCATCCTGTGCAAATTTGTGGGGGGCTTCATCGGCTTCGAGCTTTTTGGAAAACATCGGGACAAAGGCCATATTGAACGCGCCTTCGGCAAAGAAACGGCGAAACAGGTTGGGCAGCGAAAATGCGACAAAATAGGCCTCTGCCGCAGGGCCGGTGCCCAGATAAGCCGCAATCATGATGTCACGGACAAAGCCCAGGACGCGGCTTAGCAACGTCCATAAGCCGACCGTAAAGAAACCGGCCATCAGGCGGATCGGTTTCATTGGTATGCCTTCATGCGTTCGCTCTTTCTGCACCTTGGACAATCGCCTCGCGCAGCTTGCGTTCGAGATTGGCAATCTTGGTGTCCGAGTGGAATTTCAGGCCGACCATGTCCTTGACGTAAAAGGTATCGACGACCTGCTCGCCATAGGTCGCGATGACAGCTGAGGCGATATAGACACTGTTGTTGGCCAGGGTGCGCGTCAGGTCAAACAGCAGACCCGGACGGTCGCGGGTGTCGACCTCGATGATCGTATAAATCTCAGAGCCATCATTATCAAAGCTGATTGTCGTCGGAACCCTAAAGGCGCGTTCGCGTTTGCGGATTTTGTCCTTATCTTTCAGGGCATCACGCGGTACGACTTCGCCCTTCATCGTACGCTCAATCATCTTGCGCAGGCGGGGCAGTCTGGATGCCTCATAAGGGCTGCCATCGCCATCTTGGATCCAATAGACGGCGGTCGCATAGCCATCTTTGGAGGTATAGCTGCGCGCATCCACGATATTGGCGCCGACAAGCGCCAGCGCGCCGGTCATGCGGCTGAAGACGCCGGGATGGTCAACCATGGCAAAGCAGGCGCGGGTTGCGTCGCGATCCTCGTCCAGCATGATATCGATACGGATTTCGTCATCCGGGATATCACGCAGCAGACCTGCGATGACGACCTTCGCTGACAGCGGTAAGCTTTGCCAATAGGGGCCGTAATGCCGGCCAATCTCGGCCTTGATTGATTTGGCATCCCAGTCGCTGAGTGCAGCGCGCAAGGCGCGTTTGCCTTCGGCCTCCAACGTGTCACGGTTAAGATCTTCCAGACCGGTCTGCAGGGCCTCTTTAGTGGATTTGTAAAGATCGCGGATCAGCACGGCTTTCCAGTTGTTCCACGTTCCCGGCCCGACACCGCGAATGTCGCAGACAGTCAGCACCGTCAATAGGTCAAGGCGTTCAACCGTTTTGACAGCTTTGGCAAAGCCCTTGATGGTGCGCGGTTCAGAAATGTCGCGCTTTTGGGCGACGTCCGACAGCAACAGATGATTGCGGACCAGCCATTCTACAGTCTCGCATTCCTTTTTGTTCAGGCCAAGACGCGGCGCGATCTTGCGTGCCATCTGTGCGCCCAGAACCGAATGATCCTCATCCCGGCCTTTGCCAATATCGTGCAGCAGCAACGCCACATAAAGGACACGGCGGTTGATCCCCCGATCCAAAATACCTGACGCGACTGGCAGTTCTTCGATCAGCTCTTTGCGCTCAATCTGGGCAAGGTGGCTGATGCATTGAATAGTATGCTCATCGACGGTGTAGTGGTGATACATGTTGAACTGCATCATGGCGACAATGGGCGTAAATTCGGGGATGAATGCGCTGAGCACACCCAGCTCATTCATCCGGCGCAACGCGCGTTCGGGATTGCCATGTTTCAGCATCAGATCAAGAAAAATGCGCCGGGCTTCTTTGTCCTCGCGCATATCCGCATCGATCAGATGCAGATTGGCGGCCAGCAGGCGCATCGCATCGGGATGCACCAAGGTGCCGGTGCGCAGAGCTTCCTCAAAAATGCGTAAGAGATTTAGCTTATTGGCCAGAAATTCGGTCTCGTCGGCCACCGTCAATCGGTTCTGCTTGATGGCATAAGGCGCCTTGGCCCGCTTGCGGCGGGTCAATAAGCGGGCCAGCATGGGTTCGGATTTGGTATGGTTCGCCTCTAGGGCGGTCAGGAAAATCCGGGTCAGCTCGCCAACCCGGGTGGCCTGCCTGAAATAGGATTGCATGAAATGCTCAACCGCGCGGCGCCCGCCCTTATCAGTGTAGCCCATGGCGCTGGCGACCTCGACCTGTAGATCAAAGGTCAATTGGTCCATTGCGCGCCCGGCGATCAAATGCAGATGGCAGCGCACGGCCCAAAGATAATCCTCCGCGGTGACGAATGTCTCAAACTCTTGCGGCGTGAAAACCTTAAGATCGACAAGATCAGCGGCGTCTTTGACGTCATTGACGTATTTACTGATCCAGAAAAGCGATTGCAGATCGCGTAGACCGCCCTTGCCCTCTTTGACGTTCGGCTCAACTACATAGCGTTGGCCACCCTGTTTGGTGTGGCGCTTGTCCCGTTCGGCCAATTTGGCCTCAATGAAGTCGCCGGCTGTTGTCTTGAACAAATCAGACCAAAGCCGCGCGCCCAACTCAGCCGAGAGGTTTTCATCACCAAACAGATGCCGATACTCAACAAGCGAGGTGCGGATGGTATAGTCTTCACGCGCCAGACGCAGGCAGTCTTTGACGGTGCGGCTGGCATGGCCAACCTTCAATTTAAGATCCCACAGAATATAAAGCATCGATTCGATGACGCTTTCCGCCCAGGGGGTGATTTTATATGGCGTCAGAAACAGCAGATCGACATCCGAATAAGGGGCCATCTCGCCGCGCCCATACCCGCCGACTGCAATCAGGGACAGACGTTCACCATCTGTGGGGGTTGCCAAAGGGTGCAGGATTTCCTGCGCGATCTGCATAACGATGCCGATAACCTGATCGGTCAGCCAGCTATAGGCGCGGGTGGTCGGGCGGGCGGCAAATGGCTGGGCGCGAAAGGCGGTTTTGATCGCCTCCAACCCTTGGTCGCGCGCAGCGGTCAGCCTGGCGACGGTCAGTTTGCGCACATCCTTTTCAGGCATACCATTGGACAGCGACGTCATGATGTCTGAAATCACAGCGTCACGGTCAAAAATAGAAGACGCCGGACAGATCAATCCATCCGGCGCGTCGATGTGTTGCGCGGTATCGGGGTTAGAGCCCGGGGCTACCAAAGCTGCGTGGAGCTGAGTCAAGGATCACTACCTGCTTGTCTTGAATGGTCGCAATAGCCAATGCCCGCTCGTTCAGGCCATTGGGTAGCAGACGGAATGGGCCAGAAGTACCGCTAAAACCTTGGGGTGTCGTTAAAGCATCTTTCGTCAGTGCTTGATCACTGCCAGATGCGACCAGTGCGCCAATAGCCGCAATACCATCGTAGGCTAGCCCGGCCACAGGGTGCGGTCGCGAGCCATAAGTTGCCGCATAGCGGTTTTCAAACAGGGTCGTTGTCGATCTCTCAGGCATCGCGAACAAACCGCCGTCCAGTCCGGGTAAATCCGCCAGCTGCGGCAGGCTATCCCAACGGCTAAGACCAATAAATCTGATAGTGTCATTGTTCAGCCCAGCATCGGGCAGTGCCGTAGCAATAATTGGCAGGTCAGCGTTCCCCGTAGCTG
This window harbors:
- a CDS encoding [protein-PII] uridylyltransferase encodes the protein MTQLHAALVAPGSNPDTAQHIDAPDGLICPASSIFDRDAVISDIMTSLSNGMPEKDVRKLTVARLTAARDQGLEAIKTAFRAQPFAARPTTRAYSWLTDQVIGIVMQIAQEILHPLATPTDGERLSLIAVGGYGRGEMAPYSDVDLLFLTPYKITPWAESVIESMLYILWDLKLKVGHASRTVKDCLRLAREDYTIRTSLVEYRHLFGDENLSAELGARLWSDLFKTTAGDFIEAKLAERDKRHTKQGGQRYVVEPNVKEGKGGLRDLQSLFWISKYVNDVKDAADLVDLKVFTPQEFETFVTAEDYLWAVRCHLHLIAGRAMDQLTFDLQVEVASAMGYTDKGGRRAVEHFMQSYFRQATRVGELTRIFLTALEANHTKSEPMLARLLTRRKRAKAPYAIKQNRLTVADETEFLANKLNLLRIFEEALRTGTLVHPDAMRLLAANLHLIDADMREDKEARRIFLDLMLKHGNPERALRRMNELGVLSAFIPEFTPIVAMMQFNMYHHYTVDEHTIQCISHLAQIERKELIEELPVASGILDRGINRRVLYVALLLHDIGKGRDEDHSVLGAQMARKIAPRLGLNKKECETVEWLVRNHLLLSDVAQKRDISEPRTIKGFAKAVKTVERLDLLTVLTVCDIRGVGPGTWNNWKAVLIRDLYKSTKEALQTGLEDLNRDTLEAEGKRALRAALSDWDAKSIKAEIGRHYGPYWQSLPLSAKVVIAGLLRDIPDDEIRIDIMLDEDRDATRACFAMVDHPGVFSRMTGALALVGANIVDARSYTSKDGYATAVYWIQDGDGSPYEASRLPRLRKMIERTMKGEVVPRDALKDKDKIRKRERAFRVPTTISFDNDGSEIYTIIEVDTRDRPGLLFDLTRTLANNSVYIASAVIATYGEQVVDTFYVKDMVGLKFHSDTKIANLERKLREAIVQGAERANA
- the murJ gene encoding murein biosynthesis integral membrane protein MurJ, whose translation is MKPIRLMAGFFTVGLWTLLSRVLGFVRDIMIAAYLGTGPAAEAYFVAFSLPNLFRRFFAEGAFNMAFVPMFSKKLEADEAPHKFAQDAFVGLGSILIIFTIVAMIFMPVLVTLMASGWRGTERFDLAVQYGRIAFCYILFISLSALLSGVLNATGRFAAAAAAPVLLNVILVATLIIGAAVLDRADQSGMGRLLVYAIPLAGLAQLALVWFAAKRAGFSLGFSRPHMTPELKRLAIIAAPAALAGGVVQINLLVGRQVASYFDGALAWLNYADRLYQLPLGVVGIAVGIVLLPELSRRLRAGDAAGGRDAFNRASEISLALTIPAAIALMVIPVPLVSVLFERGAFTAEATQSTALAVAIYGLGLPAFVLQKTLQPLFFAREDTKRPFYYAVAAMVLNAVLAIGLSPLIGFAAAAIGTTLTGWAMVVLLVRGTRTMGDAAKLDTQFKTRLPRIVIAAIGMGIVLAVASQIMGPWFDLARLRYLALLALVLTGMASYFAIGQTIGAFKLSEFRRSLRG
- a CDS encoding rhomboid family intramembrane serine protease, which gives rise to MVQSPGWISGQGSHTHARRTRQLQQPRTIDMEPEQDTPLESPFNALPPLIVALALLIIGIEAFFQLAEHGVIGGPTAIGWRLDAVNQYGYSPNVLDRVLTGGDYSFDMLIRFVTYPFINMALTQVAFCAALTLALGKFTAEFYGSFKTGAVYFLTAVAGAVVYGLLVDGQFPLLGGFTPVYGLIGAYTYALWLQLGKRNENQLKAFRLIGVLLFLQLVFGIVSGFLYEVAPPPTWIAELSGFAAGFLMAVLLAPGGWGRFLARMRQRA